A genome region from Streptomyces sp. S4.7 includes the following:
- a CDS encoding MFS transporter, which produces MVDADRRLPGHVHAAAGHHHRERGTARHPAVTARQLLRPPVGRRRLLPHPGLPAAHRGQPRRHVRPQEALCDRADDLQSRVTALRPRRQWADAATLPGHPGGRRLHHVLGLTRPARGRVPRRGPRVAFGIWGTITGLAVAIGPLLGGVLTTGLSWEWIFYVNLPIGAIAVAITLVKVAESRQPGARHPDWPGFVLFTAAVSSLVYALIQSSHDSFSDPVGIACLTAAFVLMIAFVVVELRTAQAMFDRSLFRKPTFTGGLVAAFGLSASILSMLLYLVLYLQDVLGYSALGAGMRLLLISAGILVVSTISGRLSSRMPVRFLIGPGLLLIGGGLLWIRGLNASSDWTHLIPGMIMSGAGLGLVNPPLASTAVGVVQPAHAGMASGINSTFRQIGIATGIALLGTLFSSKIKSYVTDHIGAIPGVGDFGPQISTAVQSGTVTEALGSLPPEVRAPVKDLATAAFTSGLNEILLVAALIALVAGVVSLATIHTKDFVQAPS; this is translated from the coding sequence GTGGTGGACGCTGACCGCCGTCTGCCTGGGCACGTTCATGCTGCTGCTGGACATCACCATCGTGAACGTGGCACTGCCCGACATCCAGCGGTCACTGCACGCCAGCTTCTCCGACCTCCAGTGGGTCGTCGACGCCTACTCCCTCACCCTGGCCTCCCTGCTGCTCACCGCGGGCAGCCTCGCCGACATGTACGGCCGCAAGAAGCTCTATGTGATCGGGCTGACGATCTTCAGTCTCGCGTCACTGCTCTGCGGCCTCGCCGACAGTGGGCTGATGCCGCAACTCTCCCGGGGCATCCAGGGGGTCGGCGGCTCCATCATGTTCTCGGTCTCACTCGCCCTGCTCGCGGACGCGTTCCGCGGCGAGGACCGCGGGTCGCGTTCGGGATCTGGGGCACGATCACCGGACTCGCGGTGGCCATCGGGCCGCTGCTCGGCGGTGTGCTCACCACGGGCCTGTCCTGGGAGTGGATCTTCTACGTCAACCTGCCCATCGGCGCGATCGCCGTCGCGATCACCCTGGTCAAGGTCGCCGAGTCCCGACAGCCCGGGGCCCGCCACCCCGACTGGCCGGGCTTCGTACTCTTCACCGCTGCTGTGTCGAGCCTGGTGTACGCGCTCATCCAGTCCAGTCACGACTCGTTCTCCGACCCCGTCGGCATCGCGTGTCTGACCGCCGCGTTCGTGCTGATGATCGCCTTCGTGGTGGTCGAGTTGCGGACAGCTCAGGCCATGTTCGACCGGTCACTCTTCCGGAAGCCGACCTTCACCGGCGGCCTGGTGGCTGCCTTCGGTCTCAGCGCCTCGATCCTGTCGATGCTGCTCTACCTCGTGCTTTACCTCCAGGACGTACTCGGATACAGCGCCCTGGGCGCGGGCATGCGGCTGCTGCTGATCTCCGCCGGCATCCTGGTGGTGTCCACGATCTCCGGACGGCTCTCCTCAAGGATGCCGGTGCGGTTCCTGATCGGACCCGGGCTGCTGCTGATCGGCGGCGGGCTGCTGTGGATACGCGGCCTGAACGCCTCCAGCGACTGGACCCACCTCATCCCCGGCATGATCATGTCCGGAGCCGGTCTCGGTCTGGTCAATCCACCGCTGGCGTCGACCGCCGTCGGTGTGGTCCAGCCGGCTCACGCGGGCATGGCCTCGGGCATCAACTCGACATTCCGCCAGATCGGCATCGCCACCGGCATCGCGCTGCTCGGCACCCTGTTCTCCAGCAAGATCAAGTCCTATGTGACCGACCACATCGGCGCGATCCCCGGCGTCGGGGACTTCGGCCCGCAGATCTCCACAGCCGTCCAGTCCGGCACGGTCACCGAGGCGCTCGGGTCCCTCCCGCCCGAGGTCCGCGCCCCCGTCAAGGATCTCGCCACGGCGGCCTTCACCTCGGGGCTCAACGAGATCCTCCTCGTCGCCGCGCTCATCGCCCTCGTCGCCGGTGTGGTCTCCCTCGCCACGATCCACACCAAGGACTTCGTCCAGGCGCCCTCGTAA
- a CDS encoding NB-ARC domain-containing protein, translating to MVERLLRDLAGPTGPWVVNVRGVGGVGKTTMAYEAARRAAREGIFDRIVWTTVRGGAHEAGLWEALFDLAAQLGVALGPDRRGWEAELGVALRAAGEQRRVLVVVDNLEVASRATAIVDGLRGAGVVRPHKLLVTSRGVVHDPDHAIKEQSVTGLTQEAAVAFIRHVGADDPELADATGTTFTPIVRITEGNPYLMRLAIRRYLSTGTPLHEVIDELTALESRVPDGGEGLATRIKAHLFDRSLGEFDLVAGADPAHSLMAAFCAKRRGDRIARGELTELSGLPDRDFRHALRCGHDLEPVQASRLNEEHSIHSLLYEYPRPRPGTGPGTVSP from the coding sequence ATCGTCGAGCGACTCCTCAGGGACCTGGCCGGCCCGACAGGCCCGTGGGTTGTCAACGTCCGTGGTGTCGGCGGTGTCGGCAAGACGACGATGGCGTACGAGGCCGCACGGCGCGCCGCGCGCGAAGGGATCTTCGACCGGATCGTCTGGACCACCGTCCGCGGCGGCGCCCACGAAGCGGGCCTGTGGGAGGCCCTGTTCGATCTCGCCGCGCAACTCGGCGTGGCGCTCGGGCCGGACAGACGCGGATGGGAGGCGGAGCTGGGGGTGGCGCTCCGGGCCGCGGGTGAACAGCGGCGCGTGCTCGTGGTCGTGGACAACCTCGAGGTGGCGAGCCGGGCCACGGCCATCGTCGACGGGCTGCGCGGGGCCGGTGTCGTACGGCCGCACAAGCTGCTGGTCACCAGCCGCGGCGTGGTCCACGATCCGGACCACGCGATCAAGGAGCAGTCGGTCACCGGCCTCACCCAGGAGGCCGCCGTCGCGTTCATCCGGCACGTGGGGGCCGACGACCCGGAGCTCGCCGATGCCACGGGGACCACCTTCACCCCCATCGTGCGGATCACCGAGGGGAACCCCTATCTGATGAGGCTGGCCATTCGGCGCTACCTCTCGACGGGGACGCCCCTCCACGAGGTGATCGATGAACTGACCGCTCTGGAAAGCCGGGTGCCGGACGGCGGGGAGGGACTGGCCACACGTATCAAGGCCCATCTGTTCGACCGCTCGCTGGGGGAGTTCGACCTCGTCGCGGGGGCCGACCCGGCCCACAGCCTCATGGCCGCGTTCTGCGCCAAGCGGCGCGGGGACCGGATCGCCAGGGGCGAGCTCACGGAACTCAGCGGGCTGCCGGACCGCGACTTCCGGCACGCTCTGCGGTGCGGGCACGATCTGGAACCGGTCCAGGCGTCCCGGCTCAACGAGGAGCACTCCATCCACAGCCTGCTGTACGAATACCCCAGGCCCAGACCTGGCACCGGACCCGGCACAGTGAGTCCGTGA
- a CDS encoding iron ABC transporter permease gives MSTTAVERPLPKGGTEARRHRGTGLGTLVVILLITGVASLAVGARALSPAEVWHGLFAAPDSDQRLTEIRLIVQTVRVPRAVLAVVAGVALGVGGALIQGYTRNPIADTGLLGVNAGASFAVVTSIAVFGFTNPFQYVWFAFLGAAVAGVVVFGLSSIGRGAGNPLTLALAGQGVAVFLAAMTTAISLSDQKSLNALRFWNSGSVAGVGFDVIWPVAAFVAAGLVPALTALPSLNLLNLGDDVARGLGVNIALSRTVGILAITLLAGAATAACGPIAFLGLMVAHVARYLTGPDYRWLVPYAGVLGALVLLVSDIVGRLVVRPGELDSGVVVALLGAPFFAGLVWRGKFKSA, from the coding sequence ATGAGCACGACTGCAGTGGAGCGCCCGCTGCCCAAGGGCGGAACGGAAGCCCGCAGGCACCGGGGCACGGGACTGGGCACACTCGTGGTGATCCTCCTGATCACGGGGGTGGCCTCGCTGGCTGTCGGCGCCCGCGCGCTGAGTCCCGCCGAGGTGTGGCACGGGCTGTTCGCGGCGCCGGACTCCGATCAGCGGCTCACCGAGATCAGGCTCATCGTGCAGACCGTGCGGGTGCCACGGGCGGTGCTCGCGGTCGTGGCGGGTGTCGCGCTCGGCGTCGGCGGGGCGCTGATCCAGGGGTACACGCGCAACCCGATCGCGGACACGGGCCTGCTCGGGGTGAACGCCGGTGCCTCGTTCGCCGTGGTGACGTCGATCGCGGTGTTCGGGTTCACCAACCCGTTCCAGTACGTCTGGTTCGCCTTCCTGGGGGCGGCGGTCGCCGGTGTCGTCGTCTTCGGCCTTTCGAGCATCGGCAGAGGGGCCGGCAACCCGCTGACGCTCGCACTGGCGGGGCAGGGGGTGGCGGTGTTCCTCGCGGCGATGACCACGGCGATCTCGCTGTCGGACCAGAAGTCGCTGAACGCGCTGCGGTTCTGGAACTCGGGCTCCGTGGCAGGTGTCGGATTCGACGTCATCTGGCCGGTGGCCGCGTTCGTCGCCGCGGGACTGGTGCCGGCGCTGACCGCGCTGCCCTCCCTCAATCTGCTCAACCTGGGCGACGACGTGGCACGCGGGCTGGGCGTGAACATCGCGCTGAGCCGGACCGTCGGCATCCTCGCCATCACCCTGCTGGCGGGCGCCGCGACCGCGGCGTGCGGCCCCATCGCCTTTCTCGGTCTGATGGTGGCCCATGTGGCCCGCTATCTCACGGGGCCCGACTACCGCTGGCTGGTGCCGTACGCGGGTGTGCTCGGAGCCCTGGTCCTGTTGGTCTCCGACATCGTGGGGCGACTGGTGGTGCGGCCGGGCGAGCTGGACTCGGGCGTCGTCGTCGCCCTCCTCGGCGCCCCGTTCTTCGCGGGTCTCGTGTGGCGAGGAAAGTTCAAGAGCGCATGA
- a CDS encoding ABC transporter permease — MRRHWSLFVTASRYALIGHARNRFAMLLVVVYIPVWIALAYVTIPDRAAPFRLRATDEILTPPGNHLTQITGALNAVTLIAGFMMFAATFTGGAFDRRLAMAGYPRHHLVLAKLSALTLVCAAVAAYATAAAGFAWTPRQPLMLAAALFCAALTYGALGVVFGSVLRREVEGMFAILMISIIDVALQNPLSSSGSDNAVVRFLPSYGAVQASMSAAFSTGPVAQGLAIQLLWLLGAALAAFMVFRRRTRDALPPERRRRTPDRPGRGADAGADTGAPAHAPEPGAVAQRVPPN; from the coding sequence ATGAGGCGGCACTGGTCCCTGTTCGTCACGGCCTCCCGGTACGCGCTGATCGGTCACGCCCGCAACCGGTTCGCGATGCTGCTGGTGGTGGTCTACATCCCCGTGTGGATCGCCCTGGCCTACGTGACCATCCCCGACCGGGCGGCGCCGTTCCGGCTGCGGGCCACGGACGAGATCCTGACCCCGCCCGGCAATCACCTCACCCAGATCACCGGCGCGTTGAACGCGGTCACCCTGATCGCCGGTTTCATGATGTTCGCCGCCACCTTCACCGGAGGTGCCTTCGACCGGCGCCTGGCCATGGCGGGTTACCCGCGTCATCACCTGGTCCTCGCCAAGCTCTCCGCGCTCACCCTGGTCTGCGCCGCCGTCGCGGCGTACGCCACGGCCGCCGCCGGCTTCGCCTGGACACCCCGGCAGCCCCTCATGCTCGCCGCCGCGCTGTTCTGCGCCGCCCTGACCTACGGCGCGCTCGGAGTGGTCTTCGGCTCGGTGCTCCGCCGTGAGGTGGAGGGCATGTTCGCCATCCTGATGATCAGCATCATCGACGTCGCCCTGCAGAACCCCCTGTCGAGCTCCGGCTCAGACAACGCCGTGGTCCGCTTCCTGCCGTCGTACGGAGCCGTACAGGCCAGCATGTCCGCGGCCTTCTCCACCGGGCCGGTGGCCCAGGGCCTCGCGATCCAGCTGCTCTGGCTCCTGGGGGCGGCGCTGGCCGCGTTCATGGTCTTCCGCCGGCGCACCCGCGACGCGCTCCCTCCGGAACGGAGGCGACGCACCCCGGACCGTCCCGGTCGCGGTGCGGACGCGGGCGCCGATACGGGCGCGCCCGCGCACGCGCCGGAGCCCGGCGCGGTCGCACAGCGCGTACCACCCAACTGA
- a CDS encoding alpha/beta hydrolase, which translates to MPLDIRPVREVDAVLVHGLFSSLRTWSHFEALIAADRELAHIDTLPFGYVSPVASFSPLRRIPSFDDVADSLGGFLEVEGGGYERLVLVSHSQGGLVVQRYLARMLNEGRGTELARISRVVMFACPNSGSELALTLRRALWRRGHAQERQLRPIHAAVTEAQRTVLTRVVHARSVTANSCPLPVTAFAGETDGAPAPYRSPRSPARRTGSSHRPPPEACSPTPGCFPATTPASSARTRRATAPTRPSNGCC; encoded by the coding sequence GTGCCCCTGGACATCAGGCCGGTCAGAGAAGTCGACGCCGTCCTCGTTCACGGACTCTTCTCCTCGCTCAGGACGTGGTCCCACTTCGAAGCGCTGATCGCCGCCGACAGGGAGCTGGCGCACATCGACACGCTGCCGTTCGGTTACGTGTCCCCGGTCGCCTCCTTCAGCCCCCTGCGCCGTATCCCGTCGTTCGACGATGTCGCGGACAGCCTCGGCGGTTTCCTCGAAGTGGAGGGAGGCGGATACGAGCGGTTGGTGCTCGTCTCCCACAGCCAGGGGGGACTGGTGGTTCAGCGCTATCTGGCCCGGATGCTCAATGAGGGCCGGGGAACGGAACTCGCCCGGATCAGCCGGGTCGTGATGTTCGCCTGCCCCAACTCCGGTTCCGAGCTGGCGCTGACGCTGCGGCGCGCTTTGTGGCGTCGCGGGCACGCGCAGGAACGGCAGTTACGTCCCATCCACGCCGCGGTCACCGAGGCGCAGCGCACGGTCCTCACCCGCGTCGTGCACGCCCGGTCCGTCACGGCGAACTCCTGCCCCTTACCGGTCACCGCGTTCGCCGGCGAGACGGACGGGGCTCCTGCCCCTTACCGGTCACCGCGTTCGCCGGCGAGACGGACGGGATCGTCACACCGGCCTCCGCCAGAAGCCTGTTCCCCGACACCGGGGTGCTTCCCGGCGACCACTCCGGCATCATCCGCCCGGACTCGCCGGGCCACCGCTCCTACACGGCCCTCAAACGGCTGCTGCTGA
- a CDS encoding class I SAM-dependent methyltransferase, protein MVRHDALSATRDAYDAAAVTYAELFSDTLRDSPLDRAALGLFAEVVGASGDGQVADLGCGPGYITAHLRELGLAAFGVDASSVMIELARQAYPHLRFDVGSMTELDIADGALGGILSRWSVIHTPPQELPVILAEFHRVLAPGGHLLIGFSASEDPSHPTQVFDHAVAPAYRWWPDHLATLLRECGLAEVARMIREPRPTDRRQFREVHLLARKA, encoded by the coding sequence ATGGTCCGACACGATGCCCTCAGCGCCACCCGCGATGCCTACGACGCCGCTGCCGTCACCTATGCGGAGCTGTTCAGCGACACGCTGCGTGACAGTCCCCTCGACCGCGCGGCCCTGGGCCTCTTCGCCGAGGTCGTCGGCGCGAGCGGGGACGGTCAGGTCGCGGACCTGGGCTGCGGACCGGGCTACATCACCGCTCATCTGCGCGAGTTGGGGCTGGCGGCGTTCGGCGTCGACGCCTCTTCGGTGATGATCGAGTTGGCCCGACAGGCCTATCCACACCTGCGGTTCGACGTGGGGTCGATGACGGAGCTGGACATCGCCGACGGCGCGCTGGGCGGCATACTCTCGCGCTGGTCCGTCATTCACACTCCGCCGCAAGAACTCCCCGTCATCCTGGCCGAGTTCCACCGGGTGCTGGCACCCGGTGGCCACCTGCTGATCGGCTTCTCGGCAAGCGAGGATCCGTCACACCCGACACAGGTCTTCGACCACGCGGTCGCACCCGCCTACCGGTGGTGGCCCGATCACCTCGCCACGCTGCTGCGCGAGTGCGGCCTGGCCGAGGTGGCCCGGATGATCCGCGAGCCTCGGCCCACCGACCGGCGCCAGTTCCGCGAGGTCCACCTGCTCGCCCGCAAAGCCTAG
- a CDS encoding methionyl-tRNA formyltransferase, with product MRVVMFGYQTWGHRTLQALLESEHDVVLVVTHPKSEHAYEKIWSDSVADLAEEHGVPVLIRNRPDDEELFERLKEADPDIIVANNWRTWIPPRIFGLPRHGTLNVHDSLLPKYAGFSPLIWALINGESEVGVTAHMMDDELDAGDIVRQESVPVGPADTATDLFHKTVDLIAPVTVGALGLIAAGQTEFTKQDRSQATFFHKRSAEDIRVDWNWPAEDLERLVRAQSEPYPTAFTFHRGKRLEVLAAVVSQGRYGGTPGRIFYREGEGVVIVAGSDARTGRHHGLAITRVRTEDGRELPATEYFTSMGGYLTSRP from the coding sequence ATGCGGGTCGTCATGTTCGGTTACCAGACCTGGGGGCACCGCACCCTGCAAGCCCTTCTGGAGTCCGAGCACGACGTGGTACTGGTCGTGACACACCCCAAGAGCGAGCACGCGTACGAGAAGATCTGGAGCGACTCCGTCGCCGACCTCGCCGAGGAGCACGGCGTCCCGGTGCTGATCCGCAACCGCCCCGACGACGAGGAGCTGTTCGAGCGCCTCAAGGAGGCCGACCCGGACATCATCGTGGCCAACAACTGGCGGACCTGGATCCCCCCGCGGATCTTCGGCCTCCCCCGCCACGGCACGCTGAACGTCCACGACTCGCTGCTGCCGAAGTACGCCGGCTTCTCCCCGCTGATCTGGGCCCTGATCAACGGCGAGTCCGAAGTGGGCGTCACCGCGCACATGATGGACGACGAACTCGACGCCGGCGACATCGTGCGCCAGGAGTCGGTCCCGGTCGGACCGGCGGACACCGCCACCGACCTCTTCCACAAGACCGTCGATCTCATCGCGCCGGTGACCGTCGGCGCACTCGGGCTCATCGCCGCCGGGCAGACGGAGTTCACCAAGCAGGACCGCTCGCAGGCCACCTTCTTCCACAAGCGGTCCGCCGAGGACATCCGCGTCGACTGGAACTGGCCGGCGGAGGACCTCGAACGCCTGGTCCGCGCCCAGTCCGAGCCGTACCCCACCGCCTTCACCTTCCACAGGGGCAAGCGACTCGAAGTCCTCGCCGCCGTGGTGTCCCAGGGCCGCTACGGCGGTACGCCCGGCCGGATCTTCTACCGCGAGGGCGAAGGCGTGGTGATCGTCGCCGGATCCGACGCCCGCACCGGCCGCCACCACGGTCTGGCCATCACACGCGTACGGACCGAGGACGGCCGGGAGCTGCCCGCGACGGAGTACTTCACCTCCATGGGCGGCTACCTGACGAGCCGCCCCTGA
- a CDS encoding lysine N(6)-hydroxylase/L-ornithine N(5)-oxygenase family protein yields MSQVLPGDAAPVYDLIGIGFGPSNVAMSIAVSEHNARVGRQESVTAHFFEQQPSFGWHRGMLIDDATMQVSFLKDLVTLRNPTSEFSFLCYLQSKGRLIDFINHKNLFPLRVEFHDYFEWAAAKVDDMVSYGHEVVGVTQVVRDGAVEYLDVTVRSGEGLVVHRARNLVIGSGLRPQMPEGIERGDRVWHNSELLKKVDALEGTSPSRFVVVGAGQSAAENVAYLHRRFPEAEVCAVFSRYGYSPADDSAFANRIFDPEAVDQYFAAPEDVKGRLMGYHGNTNYSVVDIDLIDDLYREMYREKVLGTERLRFLNVSRLVDVKETPDNARATVKSLVTGEESFLDADVVVFATGYGPADPVGLLGEVADRCLRDDEGRVRVERDYRVATDPDLRCGIYLQGGTEHTHGITSSLLSNTAIRVGEILDSLLGRGVRSASGEAHRVADGTGSAAR; encoded by the coding sequence ATGTCACAGGTTCTTCCTGGCGACGCAGCACCGGTCTACGACCTCATCGGCATCGGCTTCGGGCCGTCCAATGTGGCGATGTCGATCGCGGTCAGCGAGCACAACGCACGCGTCGGCAGGCAGGAGTCGGTGACCGCCCACTTCTTCGAGCAGCAGCCGTCCTTCGGCTGGCACCGCGGCATGCTGATCGACGACGCGACCATGCAAGTGTCCTTCCTGAAGGACCTGGTGACGCTCCGGAATCCGACCAGCGAGTTCAGCTTTCTCTGCTACCTCCAGAGCAAGGGCAGGCTGATCGACTTCATCAACCACAAGAACCTCTTCCCGCTGCGGGTGGAGTTCCACGACTACTTCGAGTGGGCCGCTGCCAAGGTCGACGACATGGTCAGTTACGGCCACGAGGTCGTCGGCGTCACCCAAGTGGTCCGCGACGGAGCCGTGGAGTACCTGGACGTGACGGTCCGGTCGGGGGAGGGGCTCGTCGTCCACCGCGCCCGTAACCTCGTCATCGGCTCCGGGCTGCGCCCCCAGATGCCGGAAGGCATCGAGCGCGGCGACCGTGTCTGGCACAACTCCGAACTGCTGAAGAAGGTCGACGCACTGGAGGGCACCTCGCCCTCCCGGTTCGTGGTGGTGGGCGCCGGGCAGAGTGCCGCCGAGAACGTCGCCTACCTGCACCGCCGTTTCCCGGAGGCCGAGGTCTGCGCGGTCTTCTCCCGTTACGGCTACAGCCCCGCCGACGACAGCGCCTTCGCCAACCGGATCTTCGACCCCGAGGCGGTCGACCAGTACTTCGCCGCCCCCGAGGACGTCAAGGGCCGGCTGATGGGCTACCACGGGAACACCAACTACTCCGTGGTGGACATCGACCTGATCGACGACCTCTACCGGGAGATGTACCGGGAGAAGGTCCTGGGCACCGAACGGCTGCGCTTCCTCAACGTGTCCCGGCTGGTCGACGTGAAGGAGACCCCGGACAACGCCCGTGCCACGGTGAAGTCACTGGTCACGGGCGAGGAGTCGTTCCTGGACGCGGACGTCGTGGTGTTCGCCACCGGTTACGGTCCCGCCGACCCCGTCGGCCTCCTCGGCGAGGTCGCGGACCGCTGCCTCCGGGACGACGAGGGCCGTGTCCGCGTCGAGCGCGACTACCGCGTCGCGACCGACCCCGACCTGCGCTGCGGCATCTACCTCCAGGGCGGTACGGAGCACACGCACGGCATCACGTCGTCCCTGCTGTCCAACACCGCGATCCGGGTCGGCGAGATCCTGGACTCGCTGCTCGGCCGGGGCGTCAGGTCCGCGTCGGGCGAGGCCCACCGGGTCGCCGACGGAACCGGCAGCGCCGCCCGCTAG
- a CDS encoding iron chelate uptake ABC transporter family permease subunit, whose amino-acid sequence MNERGVGTDVGADGGAEAGRGVAPDIRTDAVTDAVTDAAPDAKRSLAPGVRLGRLSFVWRPWMVLVTLLLTAATFLVFCVSIGVGDFPIGLSRVIATILGRGEQVDEFVIMDLRLPRALAGLVVGIALGVSGAITQSVARNPLASPDILGITWGAGAVAVFLVTVSGGTATAVVSSVGLSAAALAGGLGTGLLVYFLAWRRGIDGFRLILIGISVSAVMQAITTWLLVKADIRDVARAQVWLVGSLDNRSWDEVRVALWCTLVLLVVVAATAFQFKPMHLGDEVAAGLGVRHSRVRALLLLCAVLLAAVAVSVAGPVAFVALVAPQVAMRLVRYPTPPMVASGLVGALLLIGSDLVARAGLPIGLPVGVVTAAIGGPFLVYLLVRANLRQTDR is encoded by the coding sequence ATGAACGAGAGGGGTGTTGGCACAGACGTGGGAGCGGACGGCGGAGCAGAGGCCGGGAGAGGCGTCGCGCCGGACATCAGGACGGACGCGGTGACGGACGCGGTGACGGACGCCGCGCCGGACGCGAAGCGGTCGCTCGCGCCGGGCGTGCGGCTCGGCCGGCTCTCCTTCGTCTGGCGCCCCTGGATGGTGCTGGTCACCCTGCTGCTCACGGCGGCGACCTTCCTGGTGTTCTGCGTGTCCATCGGTGTCGGCGACTTCCCCATCGGTCTGTCCCGCGTGATCGCCACGATCCTCGGCCGGGGCGAGCAGGTCGACGAGTTCGTGATCATGGATCTGCGGCTGCCCCGCGCCCTCGCCGGTCTTGTCGTGGGCATCGCGCTGGGCGTCTCCGGGGCGATCACACAGTCCGTGGCGCGCAACCCGCTGGCCAGCCCGGACATCCTGGGGATCACCTGGGGCGCCGGCGCGGTCGCCGTGTTCCTGGTGACGGTGTCGGGCGGCACCGCCACCGCCGTGGTCAGCTCCGTGGGCCTCTCCGCCGCGGCGCTCGCGGGCGGCCTCGGTACGGGGCTGCTGGTCTACTTCCTCGCCTGGCGGCGCGGGATCGACGGTTTCCGGCTCATCCTCATCGGTATCTCGGTGAGCGCGGTGATGCAGGCGATCACCACCTGGCTGCTCGTCAAGGCCGACATCAGGGACGTGGCACGGGCACAGGTGTGGCTGGTCGGCTCACTGGACAACCGGTCCTGGGACGAGGTCCGGGTGGCGCTGTGGTGCACGCTCGTCCTCCTGGTCGTCGTCGCGGCCACCGCCTTCCAGTTCAAGCCGATGCACCTCGGCGACGAGGTCGCCGCGGGCCTGGGGGTCCGCCATTCGCGGGTGCGGGCGCTGCTGCTGCTGTGCGCCGTACTGCTGGCCGCGGTCGCGGTGAGCGTGGCGGGCCCGGTCGCTTTCGTCGCGTTGGTGGCGCCTCAGGTGGCGATGCGTCTGGTGCGCTACCCGACACCGCCGATGGTGGCCTCCGGCCTGGTCGGCGCGCTGCTGCTGATCGGTTCGGACCTGGTCGCGCGTGCGGGGCTGCCGATCGGTCTTCCCGTCGGTGTGGTCACCGCCGCGATCGGCGGCCCCTTCCTCGTCTATCTGCTGGTGAGGGCGAACCTCAGACAGACGGATAGATGA
- a CDS encoding ABC transporter ATP-binding protein produces the protein MAPVAGGEARLAARGVTVGYGGRTVIDDLDVAIPPGVITTIIGPNGCGKSTLLRTLTRLLKPARGTVVLDGDDIARLRTRDVAKKLGLLPQAPVAPEGLTVADLVARGRHPHQSWLRQWSSDDADVVERALAMTGVADLADRPVDSLSGGQRQRVWISMTLAQGTDLLLLDEPTTYLDLAHAIDVLDLVDDLHEGGCTVVMVLHDLNLATRYSDNLIVMREGAILAQGHPRDVITAELLHEAFGLRAQVIDAPVGDSPIIVPLGRTHV, from the coding sequence ATCGCCCCCGTCGCCGGGGGTGAGGCACGACTGGCCGCCAGGGGCGTCACGGTCGGATACGGCGGCCGGACCGTCATAGACGATCTCGACGTGGCGATCCCGCCAGGGGTGATCACCACGATCATCGGCCCCAACGGCTGTGGGAAGTCGACCCTGTTGCGCACCCTGACCCGGCTGCTCAAGCCGGCCAGGGGGACGGTCGTGCTGGACGGCGACGACATCGCCCGGCTCAGGACCAGGGACGTGGCGAAGAAGCTCGGCCTGCTGCCGCAGGCGCCGGTCGCCCCGGAGGGGCTGACGGTGGCCGATCTGGTCGCCAGGGGGCGTCATCCGCACCAGAGTTGGCTGCGGCAGTGGTCGTCGGACGACGCCGATGTCGTGGAGCGCGCACTGGCCATGACCGGGGTGGCCGATCTGGCCGACCGTCCGGTCGACTCGCTGTCGGGCGGCCAGCGTCAGCGCGTCTGGATATCGATGACGCTGGCTCAGGGCACCGATCTGCTGCTGCTGGACGAGCCGACGACGTATCTGGATCTTGCGCACGCGATCGACGTGCTCGATCTGGTGGACGACCTGCACGAGGGCGGGTGCACCGTCGTCATGGTGCTGCACGATCTCAATCTGGCGACGCGCTACAGCGACAACCTCATCGTGATGCGGGAGGGGGCGATCCTGGCGCAGGGGCATCCGCGTGACGTGATCACCGCCGAGTTGCTGCACGAGGCGTTCGGGCTCCGCGCCCAGGTGATCGACGCCCCGGTGGGCGACAGCCCGATCATCGTGCCGCTCGGCCGTACGCACGTTTAG